The segment GATTTTTTAGAATATTTAAAATAAGGATTTTTTGGCCCACAGAATATTCCTCCTTTTGAGCAAATAGAATTAGAGATTAATCAGTTTCTTAAAATTCAGATAATTGTAGTTCATTTATATCATACTTTTTTAGTTCAATCTACACTTTTAAAGAAAAAAACAAAAAAATAATTGGAATTTTTAAGTATTTCGACTCTTAGAATCTTTTTAACATATATTAGAAAATTCATTATAGTTCTATGTACCCTAACCGAAAAAATATATGATTTTTATGTTTCATAGATTATGGCAGATAGTTTATAGTTGCTGTTTCGTTGCCGGCTATCCGAAAAGTAGAAGCTCTGCTTTTATCTAAATGCAAAAAAAGCACCACTTCTTATGAAGTGATGCTTGCTTGTAGACATATGCAAATTGTAAATTCAAGTGTGGTTTCTGCTTCTCAAATCAGATGGAATCTTTCATTAACTGGCTTTGGATGATGTCATTCCCTATTGAAATTATTGAGTTGGATTGTGTTTTGCTAGTACGGTACATCGCTACTAGTTTTTCAGTTTTTTCGCAACATTAAAAGACTGTAGACAGCCTCAACTTCGCAAGATGCCTACAGCCTAAAAAATCGCTTCTAAATGAAGTAATTCTTTTTTCATTCTTTCCATAATCCAATAATTCCATTTCGTCTATAAATAATGTGATTGCTCTCAAGTGTCTTTAATACTTTTGATAAAGTTTGATGCGGAATATTCATATCCATAGTTATTTCTTTAATGGTTTTAAAAAGTACACCGTCTGGAGTAGAGTTTTTCATAAAGTAT is part of the Planococcus shenhongbingii genome and harbors:
- a CDS encoding replication/maintenance protein RepL, whose amino-acid sequence is MKNKKSKDMGGDDMVSMRNNLSETQPFTEHKILKKCRECFVNETDRIAETGERFIKYFMKNSTPDGVLFKTIKEITMDMNIPHQTLSKVLKTLESNHIIYRRNGIIGLWKE